A portion of the Persephonella sp. genome contains these proteins:
- the frr gene encoding ribosome recycling factor gives MIQEYLKDAEKRMKKAVEKFKEELAGIRTSRASTAIVENIKIDYYGVEMPLKQLATITIPEPSQIVIQAWDQNAVPLIEKAIRDANIGANPQTEGNIIRIILPPMTEERRKEIVKFIGKLAEEARIAVRNVRRDDKEKLEELKKEGFSEDEVKKALEQLQKITDKYIKEINQLAEKKEEEVLSL, from the coding sequence ATGATACAGGAATACCTGAAAGATGCTGAAAAAAGAATGAAAAAAGCTGTGGAAAAATTCAAAGAAGAGCTTGCCGGAATAAGAACATCAAGAGCATCAACAGCTATTGTTGAAAACATAAAAATAGATTATTACGGCGTAGAAATGCCTTTGAAACAGCTTGCAACAATAACAATACCAGAGCCTTCACAGATCGTTATACAGGCATGGGATCAAAATGCTGTTCCCCTAATAGAAAAAGCTATTAGAGATGCAAACATAGGGGCAAATCCCCAGACTGAAGGGAACATAATCAGGATAATACTCCCACCAATGACTGAAGAAAGGAGAAAAGAGATAGTTAAGTTTATCGGAAAGCTTGCTGAAGAAGCAAGGATAGCTGTGAGAAATGTGAGAAGAGACGACAAAGAAAAACTTGAGGAACTGAAAAAAGAAGGGTTTTCAGAAGATGAAGTAAAAAAAGCCCTTGAACAGCTCCAAAAAATAACAGACAAATACATAAAAGAGATTAACCAGCTGGCAGAGAAAAAAGAAGAGGAAGTTCTTTCTCTCTAA
- the rimP gene encoding ribosome maturation factor RimP codes for MLQPLIEERGLKLVDVEYVTGGKPVLRIYVYNPEGTSIEDCEWISRRIGALLDVEDLIPVSYILEVSSPGLDRKLKNKEEYEIFKGRDIKIVTKEPIDGKNVFEGILKGLEDDNVLLEENGEIVKIPLEKISRANLEFKIGGE; via the coding sequence ATGCTCCAGCCTCTTATTGAGGAAAGAGGGTTAAAACTTGTTGATGTTGAGTATGTAACTGGAGGGAAACCTGTTTTAAGGATATATGTTTACAATCCTGAAGGAACAAGTATAGAAGACTGCGAATGGATAAGCAGAAGAATAGGTGCACTTCTTGATGTGGAGGATCTAATCCCTGTTTCTTATATACTTGAGGTCTCCTCACCGGGACTTGACAGAAAGCTGAAAAATAAAGAGGAATATGAGATTTTCAAAGGCAGAGATATTAAGATAGTGACAAAAGAACCAATTGACGGAAAAAATGTTTTTGAAGGTATTTTAAAAGGGCTTGAAGATGATAATGTATTACTTGAGGAAAACGGGGAGATAGTTAAGATACCTTTAGAAAAAATATCAAGGGCAAATTTAGAATTTAAAATAGGTGGAGAGTAA
- the nusA gene encoding transcription termination factor NusA, with protein sequence MAVKLKNVIEAVAREKNVPEDIIEKALIEGIRAAVQKEYGYKDNVKVVFDKENDELKVYLRKKVSPFIENPKRDITLEEAKKYDPSAEFGKYVEVPLSLEDLGRIALNAAKEVITHKVAKVEKNILFREFKELEGKVVTGTVRRFENGDIIVDLGRLEAVLPEEEQIKKEKYRIGDRIRALILKVIKDGSYTIYEKGKAKRVIHPIDKDKPLVILSRTHPNFLRKLIEIEVPEVQEGEIEIKAIAREPGERAKVAVYSEDKNIDPVGVVVGLKGSRIQNVTNELAGEKIDVIQWDPDPAKFIMRALSPAKPKKWRLLEDEKRIEVAVPKNELSLAIGKGGINAKLAHKLTGWHIDILSEEDFERLQQLPRSKK encoded by the coding sequence ATGGCTGTAAAACTAAAAAATGTTATAGAAGCTGTAGCAAGAGAAAAGAATGTGCCTGAAGATATAATAGAAAAAGCGCTTATTGAAGGAATAAGGGCGGCTGTTCAAAAAGAATACGGGTATAAGGACAATGTTAAAGTTGTTTTTGACAAAGAAAATGATGAGCTGAAAGTTTATCTGAGAAAAAAGGTCTCACCTTTTATTGAAAACCCAAAAAGAGATATAACCCTTGAAGAGGCAAAAAAATATGATCCATCAGCAGAGTTTGGAAAATATGTTGAGGTTCCTTTGAGCCTTGAAGATCTGGGAAGAATAGCTCTCAACGCTGCAAAAGAGGTTATAACACATAAAGTTGCAAAGGTTGAAAAAAATATTCTGTTTAGAGAGTTCAAAGAGCTTGAAGGAAAAGTAGTCACAGGAACTGTGAGAAGATTTGAAAATGGAGACATCATCGTAGATCTTGGGAGGTTAGAGGCTGTCCTACCTGAAGAGGAGCAGATAAAAAAAGAAAAATACAGAATAGGGGACAGAATAAGAGCCCTTATACTCAAAGTAATAAAAGACGGATCTTACACAATCTATGAAAAAGGAAAAGCAAAGAGAGTTATACACCCTATAGATAAAGATAAGCCCCTTGTGATACTTTCAAGGACACATCCAAATTTTTTGAGAAAGCTTATTGAGATTGAAGTTCCGGAAGTTCAGGAAGGGGAAATAGAGATAAAAGCGATAGCAAGAGAGCCTGGAGAGAGGGCAAAGGTTGCCGTTTATTCTGAAGATAAAAATATAGATCCAGTTGGAGTAGTAGTTGGATTAAAAGGAAGCAGGATACAGAATGTAACAAACGAGCTTGCAGGAGAAAAAATAGATGTTATACAGTGGGATCCTGATCCTGCAAAGTTTATAATGAGGGCACTTTCACCTGCAAAACCAAAAAAATGGAGGCTTCTTGAAGATGAAAAAAGAATAGAGGTTGCAGTTCCAAAAAATGAGCTTTCCCTTGCCATAGGAAAAGGGGGAATAAACGCAAAACTTGCCCATAAACTGACAGGCTGGCATATAGATATCTTAAGCGAGGAAGATTTTGAGAGATTACAGCAGCTTCCAAGATCAAAAAAATGA